The Falco peregrinus isolate bFalPer1 chromosome 12, bFalPer1.pri, whole genome shotgun sequence genome has a segment encoding these proteins:
- the HTR2B gene encoding 5-hydroxytryptamine receptor 2B isoform X1, translating into MSYPLHFLNGSGVGNGSLSPLSVAEPKQEYPSDEQGNKVRWAALLILLVIIPTIGGNILVILAVSLEKKLQYATNYFLTSLAVADLLVGLFVMPIALLIILFDNAWPFPTSLCPIWLFLDVLFSTASIMHLCAISLDRYIAIKKPIQASQYNSWATTIIKIIVVWLISIGIAIPIPIRGIEDGNGNSTNITCVLMPDRFHDFILYGSVAAFFIPLAIMIVTYFLTIQVLRKKAYWINKPPQRFTWSTVSTVFQRDATPASSPEKVAMLNGSRKDKTLPNDTSICRTSTVGRKSMQTITNEQRASKVLGIVFFLFLLMWCPFFITNVSSVLCNSCNQEVFQKLMEIFVWIGYVSSGVNPLVYTLFNKTFREAFSRYITCNYRTTKPIKALQKHSSRISFRSSVAENSKLFVMHGMRNGINPIMYQSPMRLRSSPIQASSAILLDTLLLTENEVDKTEEQVSYV; encoded by the exons ATGTCCTATCCTTTACATTTCTTGAATGGGTCTGGAGTTGGCAATGGATCTTTGTCACCTCTCTCAGTAGCAGAACCCAAGCAGGAATACCCAAGCGATGAACAAGGAAATAAAGTGCGTTGGGCAGCTTTACTGATCCTCCTGGTGATAATCCCCACCATTGGAGGGAACATACTTGTCATACTGGCGGTGTCTCTGGAGAAAAAGTTGCAATATGCTACCAACTACTTTTTGACATCCTTGGCGGTGGCAGATTTGCTCGTGGGTCTGTTTGTGATGCCGATTGCCCTCCTCATAATATTATTTG aCAATGCCTGGCCTTTTCCAACTTCCTTGTGTCCCATCTGGCTCTTCCTTGACGTCCTATTCTCTACAGCTTCCATCATGCACCTCTGTGCCATCTCACTAGACCGCTATATTGCGATTAAAAAGCCAATCCAGGCTAGTCAATACAATTCATGGGCTACAACAATCATCAAAATCATCGTGGTTTGGCTCATTTCAATAG gCATTGCTATTCCGATCCCCATCAGAGGCATTGAAGATGGAAATGGCAACTCAACAAACATCACGTGTGTCCTGATGCCCGATCGTTTTCATGACTTCATTCTGTACGGATCAGTGGCTGCATTCTTCATTCCCCTCGCTATCATGATAGTCACTTACTTTCTGACAATCCAAGTGCTCCGCAAGAAGGCCTACTGGATCAACAAGCCACCTCAGCGTTTCACTTGGTCAACTGTGTCCACAGTATTTCAGCGTGACGCAACGCCTGCCTCCTCACCAGAAAAGGTGGCCATGCTAAACGGCTCCAGAAAGGACAAGACTTTGCCCAATGACACATCTATCTGCAGAACATCTACAGTTGGGAGGAAGTCCATGCAAACAATAACCAATGAACAAAGGGCATCAAAAGTTTTGGgcattgtattttttcttttcttattgaTGTGGTGCCCATTCTTCATTACAAACGTAAGTTCAGTTCTGTGCAACTCCTGCAACCAGGAGGTTTTTCAAAAACTAATGGAGATCTTTGTTTGGATAGGGTATGTATCCTCCGGAGTGAATCCTCTTGTCTATACACTCTTCAACAAAACATTTAGGGAGGCTTTCAGCAGGTATATCACTTGCAACTATCGGACCACAAAGCCTATAAAGGCCCTTCAAAAGCACTCCAGCAGGATCTCTTTCAGAAGCTCTGTGGCAGAAAATTCCAAGCTCTTTGTCATGCATGGGATGAGAAACGGGATTAACCCCATTATGTACCAGAGCCCAATGAGGTTGAGGAGTTCACCCATCCAAGCCTCATCAGCCATTCTGCTGGATACGTTGCTGCTCACAGAGAATGAAGTTgataaaacagaagaacaagTCAGCTACGTATAG
- the HTR2B gene encoding 5-hydroxytryptamine receptor 2B isoform X2, whose protein sequence is MSYPLHFLNGSGVGNGSLSPLSVAEPKQEYPSDEQGNKVRWAALLILLVIIPTIGGNILVILAVSLEKKLQYATNYFLTSLAVADLLVGLFVMPIALLIILFGIAIPIPIRGIEDGNGNSTNITCVLMPDRFHDFILYGSVAAFFIPLAIMIVTYFLTIQVLRKKAYWINKPPQRFTWSTVSTVFQRDATPASSPEKVAMLNGSRKDKTLPNDTSICRTSTVGRKSMQTITNEQRASKVLGIVFFLFLLMWCPFFITNVSSVLCNSCNQEVFQKLMEIFVWIGYVSSGVNPLVYTLFNKTFREAFSRYITCNYRTTKPIKALQKHSSRISFRSSVAENSKLFVMHGMRNGINPIMYQSPMRLRSSPIQASSAILLDTLLLTENEVDKTEEQVSYV, encoded by the exons ATGTCCTATCCTTTACATTTCTTGAATGGGTCTGGAGTTGGCAATGGATCTTTGTCACCTCTCTCAGTAGCAGAACCCAAGCAGGAATACCCAAGCGATGAACAAGGAAATAAAGTGCGTTGGGCAGCTTTACTGATCCTCCTGGTGATAATCCCCACCATTGGAGGGAACATACTTGTCATACTGGCGGTGTCTCTGGAGAAAAAGTTGCAATATGCTACCAACTACTTTTTGACATCCTTGGCGGTGGCAGATTTGCTCGTGGGTCTGTTTGTGATGCCGATTGCCCTCCTCATAATATTATTTG gCATTGCTATTCCGATCCCCATCAGAGGCATTGAAGATGGAAATGGCAACTCAACAAACATCACGTGTGTCCTGATGCCCGATCGTTTTCATGACTTCATTCTGTACGGATCAGTGGCTGCATTCTTCATTCCCCTCGCTATCATGATAGTCACTTACTTTCTGACAATCCAAGTGCTCCGCAAGAAGGCCTACTGGATCAACAAGCCACCTCAGCGTTTCACTTGGTCAACTGTGTCCACAGTATTTCAGCGTGACGCAACGCCTGCCTCCTCACCAGAAAAGGTGGCCATGCTAAACGGCTCCAGAAAGGACAAGACTTTGCCCAATGACACATCTATCTGCAGAACATCTACAGTTGGGAGGAAGTCCATGCAAACAATAACCAATGAACAAAGGGCATCAAAAGTTTTGGgcattgtattttttcttttcttattgaTGTGGTGCCCATTCTTCATTACAAACGTAAGTTCAGTTCTGTGCAACTCCTGCAACCAGGAGGTTTTTCAAAAACTAATGGAGATCTTTGTTTGGATAGGGTATGTATCCTCCGGAGTGAATCCTCTTGTCTATACACTCTTCAACAAAACATTTAGGGAGGCTTTCAGCAGGTATATCACTTGCAACTATCGGACCACAAAGCCTATAAAGGCCCTTCAAAAGCACTCCAGCAGGATCTCTTTCAGAAGCTCTGTGGCAGAAAATTCCAAGCTCTTTGTCATGCATGGGATGAGAAACGGGATTAACCCCATTATGTACCAGAGCCCAATGAGGTTGAGGAGTTCACCCATCCAAGCCTCATCAGCCATTCTGCTGGATACGTTGCTGCTCACAGAGAATGAAGTTgataaaacagaagaacaagTCAGCTACGTATAG